A single genomic interval of Sceloporus undulatus isolate JIND9_A2432 ecotype Alabama chromosome 2, SceUnd_v1.1, whole genome shotgun sequence harbors:
- the HMGCR gene encoding 3-hydroxy-3-methylglutaryl-Coenzyme A reductase isoform X2, whose protein sequence is MLSRLFQMHGLFVASHPWEVIVGTVTLTICMMSMKMFTGNDKICGWNYECPKFEEDVLSSDIIILTITRCIAILYIYFQFQNLRQLGSKYILGIAGLFTIFSSFVFSTVVIHFLDKELTGLNEALPFFLLLIDLSRASALAKFALSSNSQDEVRDNISRGMAILGPTFTLDALVECLVIGVGTMSGVRQLEIMCCFGCMSVLANYFVFMTFFPACVSLVLELSRESREGHPIWQLSHFARVLEEEENKPNPVTQRVKMIMSLGLVLVHAHSRWIAEPSTQNSTAEISVGLDENAPKRIEPNVSLWQFYLSRMASMDIEQVITLGLALLLAVKYIFFEQTEMESTLSLKNPITSPLVIQKKIPENCCRKQSVPLKNNPISKKVDAPFAKNEKDETIKPFLPESLAKATFVVGTCAPEETSSVCNTTVPDTELPKESRSIEECLSVLQNGKMGARFLTDAEVISLVTAKHIPAYKLETLMETQERGVSIRRQILSQKLPEPSSLHYLPYKNYNYSLLGGGARSRILADGMTRGPVIRLPTACQSAEVKAWLETPEGFKIVKDAFDSTSRFARLQRLHIGLAGRNLYIRFQARTGDAMGMNMISKGTEKALARLQEEFPDLYILAVSGNYCTDKKPAAINWVEGRGKSVVCEAVIPAKVVKEVLKTTTDAMVEVNINKNLVGSAMAGSIGGYNAHAANIVTAMYIACGQDAAQNISSSNCITLMESAGPTNEDLYISCTMPSIEIGTVGGGTNLLPQQACLQMLGVQGASTENPGENARQLAKIVCATVMAGELSLMAALAAGHLVKSHMIHNRSKINLQDLQGTCTKKAV, encoded by the exons ATGCTGTCCAGACTATTTCAAATGCATGGCCTTTTTGTGGCCTCTCACCCATGGGAGGTCATTGTGGGGACTGTAACTCTTACTATTTGCATGATGTCCATGAAGATGTTCACTGGTAatgacaaaatctgtggatggaaTTATGAATGTCCCAAATTTGAAGAA GATGTTTTGAGCAGTGATATTATAATACTGACAATCACACGCTGCATAGCAATCCTTTATATATATTTCCAGTTTCAAAATCTGAGGCAGCTTGGATCAAAATATATTTTAG gtATTGCTGGGCTCTTCACAATCTTCTCAAGCTTTGTCTTCAGTACTGTGGTGATTCATTTCCTTGATAAGGAATTGACAGGCTTGAA TGAAGCACTGCCATTCTTCTTACTTCTGATTGACCTCTCCAGAGCTAGTGCATTAGCCAAGTTTGCACTCAGTTCCAATTCACAG GATGAAGTAAGAGACAACATTTCACGTGGAATGGCAATCTTGGGCCCTACATTTACACTTGATGCCTTAGTGGAATGTCTTGTGATTGGTGTTGGTACAATGTCTG GAGTAAGACAGCTTGAAATCATGTGCTGTTTTGGCTGCATGTCTGTCCTAGCCAACTACTTTGTCTTCATGACTTTCTTTCCTGCATGTGTATCTCTGGTATTAGAG CTTTCACGGGAAAGTCGCGAAGGCCATCCCATATGGCAGCTCAGCCACTTTGCTCGTgttctagaagaagaagaaaataaacccaaTCCTGTAACACAGAGGGTGAAAATGATTATG TCTCTAGGTTTAGTTCTTGTTCATGCTCACAGTCGCTGGATAGCGGAGCCATCGACACAAAATAGCACGGCAGAAATATCTGTGGGACTCGATGAAAATGCACCAAAAAGAATTGAGCCAAATGTTTCTCTGTGGCAATTCTATCTTTCCAG AATGGCCAGTATGGATATTGAACAAGTAATTACACTTGGCTTAGCTCTTCTCCTTGCTGTCAAATACATCTTCTTTGAGCAGACTGAGATGGAATCCACATTGTCATTGAAGAACCCTATAACATCTCCATTAGTGATCCAGAAAAAAATTCCTGAAAACTGCTGCAGAAAACAATCtgtacctttaaaaaataatcccaTTTCCAAAAAAGTAGATGCTCCATTTGCCAAAAATGAAAAAG ATGAAACTATAAAGCCTTTCCTACCGGAGTCACTAGCAAAGGCCACCTTTGTGGTTGGTACTTGTGCACCTGAAGAAACTTCATCAGTATGTAATACTACAGTCCCTGACACTGAATTGCCTAAAGAGTCACGCTCCATTGAAGAATGTCTCTCAGTACTTCAGAATGGCAAG atGGGTGCAAGGTTCCTTACTGATGCTGAGGTAATTAGTTTAGTCACTGCAAAGCATATTCCTGCTTACAAGCTGGAAACTTTAATGGAAACTCAGGAACGTGGTGTATCAATTAGAAGACAAATTTTATCTCAGAAACTTCCTGAACCTTCCTCCCTACATTATCTTCCTTACAAAAACTACAATTATTCTTTG CTTGGTGGAGGTGCCAGGAGCCGTATTTTGGCTGATGGAATGACTCGAGGTCCTGTGATAAGGCTACCAACTGCCTGCCAGTCTGCAGAAGTGAAAGCTTGGCTTGAAACACCGGAGGGTTTTAAGATAGTCAAAGATGCATTTGATAGCACCAGCAG GTTTGCTCGTCTCCAAAGGCTTCATATTGGTTTGGCTGGACGCAACCTCTATATTCGCTTCCAGGCTAGAACTGGTGATGCAATGGGAATGAATATGATTTCAAAA GGTACAGAGAAGGCACTTGCAAGACTGCAGGAAGAGTTTCCTGATCTCTACATTTTAGCTGTTAGTGGTAACTACTGTACAGATAAAAAGCCAGCTGCCATCAACTGGGTAGAAGGGAGAGGGAAATCAGTCGTCTGTGAAGCAGTCATTCCAGCAAAAGTTGTCAAAGAA GTATTGAAGACTACCACAGACGCCATGGTAGAAGTCAACATAAACAAAAATTTGGTTGGATCTGCAATGGCTGGTAGCATAGGTGGCTACAATGCTCATGCAGCAAACATTGTCACTGCCATGTACATTGCATGTGGGCAg GATGCAGCACAGAATATCAGCAGCTCAAACTGCATTACATTGATGGAGTCAGCTGGTCCTACCAACGAAGATCTATATATCAGTTGCACAATGCCTTCAATAGAAATCGGGACTGTGGGTGGAGGAACCAACCTGTTACCACAGCAGGCTTGTTTGCAG ATGTTGGGGGTGCAAGGAGCAAGTACAGAAAATCCTGGAGAAAATGCCCGGCAGCTTGCCAAAATTGTGTGCGCTACAGTAATGGCAGGAGAACTGTCCCTTATGGCTGCCTTAGCTGCAGGGCATTTAGTCAAAAGCCACATGATTCACAACAG GTCAAAAATAAATCTACAAGATCTTCAGGGAACATGTACCAAGAAAGCTGTGTGA
- the HMGCR gene encoding 3-hydroxy-3-methylglutaryl-Coenzyme A reductase isoform X1 — protein MLSRLFQMHGLFVASHPWEVIVGTVTLTICMMSMKMFTGNDKICGWNYECPKFEEDVLSSDIIILTITRCIAILYIYFQFQNLRQLGSKYILGIAGLFTIFSSFVFSTVVIHFLDKELTGLNEALPFFLLLIDLSRASALAKFALSSNSQDEVRDNISRGMAILGPTFTLDALVECLVIGVGTMSGVRQLEIMCCFGCMSVLANYFVFMTFFPACVSLVLELSRESREGHPIWQLSHFARVLEEEENKPNPVTQRVKMIMSLGLVLVHAHSRWIAEPSTQNSTAEISVGLDENAPKRIEPNVSLWQFYLSRMASMDIEQVITLGLALLLAVKYIFFEQTEMESTLSLKNPITSPLVIQKKIPENCCRKQSVPLKNNPISKKVDAPFAKNEKDETIKPFLPESLAKATFVVGTCAPEETSSVCNTTVPDTELPKESRSIEECLSVLQNGKMGARFLTDAEVISLVTAKHIPAYKLETLMETQERGVSIRRQILSQKLPEPSSLHYLPYKNYNYSLVMGACCENVIGYMPIPVGVVGPLLLDNKEFHIPMATTEGCLVASTNRGCRAICLGGGARSRILADGMTRGPVIRLPTACQSAEVKAWLETPEGFKIVKDAFDSTSRFARLQRLHIGLAGRNLYIRFQARTGDAMGMNMISKGTEKALARLQEEFPDLYILAVSGNYCTDKKPAAINWVEGRGKSVVCEAVIPAKVVKEVLKTTTDAMVEVNINKNLVGSAMAGSIGGYNAHAANIVTAMYIACGQDAAQNISSSNCITLMESAGPTNEDLYISCTMPSIEIGTVGGGTNLLPQQACLQMLGVQGASTENPGENARQLAKIVCATVMAGELSLMAALAAGHLVKSHMIHNRSKINLQDLQGTCTKKAV, from the exons ATGCTGTCCAGACTATTTCAAATGCATGGCCTTTTTGTGGCCTCTCACCCATGGGAGGTCATTGTGGGGACTGTAACTCTTACTATTTGCATGATGTCCATGAAGATGTTCACTGGTAatgacaaaatctgtggatggaaTTATGAATGTCCCAAATTTGAAGAA GATGTTTTGAGCAGTGATATTATAATACTGACAATCACACGCTGCATAGCAATCCTTTATATATATTTCCAGTTTCAAAATCTGAGGCAGCTTGGATCAAAATATATTTTAG gtATTGCTGGGCTCTTCACAATCTTCTCAAGCTTTGTCTTCAGTACTGTGGTGATTCATTTCCTTGATAAGGAATTGACAGGCTTGAA TGAAGCACTGCCATTCTTCTTACTTCTGATTGACCTCTCCAGAGCTAGTGCATTAGCCAAGTTTGCACTCAGTTCCAATTCACAG GATGAAGTAAGAGACAACATTTCACGTGGAATGGCAATCTTGGGCCCTACATTTACACTTGATGCCTTAGTGGAATGTCTTGTGATTGGTGTTGGTACAATGTCTG GAGTAAGACAGCTTGAAATCATGTGCTGTTTTGGCTGCATGTCTGTCCTAGCCAACTACTTTGTCTTCATGACTTTCTTTCCTGCATGTGTATCTCTGGTATTAGAG CTTTCACGGGAAAGTCGCGAAGGCCATCCCATATGGCAGCTCAGCCACTTTGCTCGTgttctagaagaagaagaaaataaacccaaTCCTGTAACACAGAGGGTGAAAATGATTATG TCTCTAGGTTTAGTTCTTGTTCATGCTCACAGTCGCTGGATAGCGGAGCCATCGACACAAAATAGCACGGCAGAAATATCTGTGGGACTCGATGAAAATGCACCAAAAAGAATTGAGCCAAATGTTTCTCTGTGGCAATTCTATCTTTCCAG AATGGCCAGTATGGATATTGAACAAGTAATTACACTTGGCTTAGCTCTTCTCCTTGCTGTCAAATACATCTTCTTTGAGCAGACTGAGATGGAATCCACATTGTCATTGAAGAACCCTATAACATCTCCATTAGTGATCCAGAAAAAAATTCCTGAAAACTGCTGCAGAAAACAATCtgtacctttaaaaaataatcccaTTTCCAAAAAAGTAGATGCTCCATTTGCCAAAAATGAAAAAG ATGAAACTATAAAGCCTTTCCTACCGGAGTCACTAGCAAAGGCCACCTTTGTGGTTGGTACTTGTGCACCTGAAGAAACTTCATCAGTATGTAATACTACAGTCCCTGACACTGAATTGCCTAAAGAGTCACGCTCCATTGAAGAATGTCTCTCAGTACTTCAGAATGGCAAG atGGGTGCAAGGTTCCTTACTGATGCTGAGGTAATTAGTTTAGTCACTGCAAAGCATATTCCTGCTTACAAGCTGGAAACTTTAATGGAAACTCAGGAACGTGGTGTATCAATTAGAAGACAAATTTTATCTCAGAAACTTCCTGAACCTTCCTCCCTACATTATCTTCCTTACAAAAACTACAATTATTCTTTG GTAATGGGTGCCTGCTGTGAAAATGTGATTGGATACATGCCAATCCCTGTGGGAGTGGTTGGCCCCCTTCTTCTGGACAACAAAGAGTTTCATATTCCAATGGCAACAACAGAAGGTTGTCTGGTGGCAAGCACAAATAGAGGGTGCAGAGCAATATGT CTTGGTGGAGGTGCCAGGAGCCGTATTTTGGCTGATGGAATGACTCGAGGTCCTGTGATAAGGCTACCAACTGCCTGCCAGTCTGCAGAAGTGAAAGCTTGGCTTGAAACACCGGAGGGTTTTAAGATAGTCAAAGATGCATTTGATAGCACCAGCAG GTTTGCTCGTCTCCAAAGGCTTCATATTGGTTTGGCTGGACGCAACCTCTATATTCGCTTCCAGGCTAGAACTGGTGATGCAATGGGAATGAATATGATTTCAAAA GGTACAGAGAAGGCACTTGCAAGACTGCAGGAAGAGTTTCCTGATCTCTACATTTTAGCTGTTAGTGGTAACTACTGTACAGATAAAAAGCCAGCTGCCATCAACTGGGTAGAAGGGAGAGGGAAATCAGTCGTCTGTGAAGCAGTCATTCCAGCAAAAGTTGTCAAAGAA GTATTGAAGACTACCACAGACGCCATGGTAGAAGTCAACATAAACAAAAATTTGGTTGGATCTGCAATGGCTGGTAGCATAGGTGGCTACAATGCTCATGCAGCAAACATTGTCACTGCCATGTACATTGCATGTGGGCAg GATGCAGCACAGAATATCAGCAGCTCAAACTGCATTACATTGATGGAGTCAGCTGGTCCTACCAACGAAGATCTATATATCAGTTGCACAATGCCTTCAATAGAAATCGGGACTGTGGGTGGAGGAACCAACCTGTTACCACAGCAGGCTTGTTTGCAG ATGTTGGGGGTGCAAGGAGCAAGTACAGAAAATCCTGGAGAAAATGCCCGGCAGCTTGCCAAAATTGTGTGCGCTACAGTAATGGCAGGAGAACTGTCCCTTATGGCTGCCTTAGCTGCAGGGCATTTAGTCAAAAGCCACATGATTCACAACAG GTCAAAAATAAATCTACAAGATCTTCAGGGAACATGTACCAAGAAAGCTGTGTGA